The region TTGTTCAATGCTTTCTACTACATATTGAAACGCTAAATCACCAATCGCATGAACTGCAACGGTCATGCTCAATTCTCTCGCTTTCCTTACTAGCTGTTTTAATTCATCTAGTGATTGAATTGCTACACCTCTTGTAGAAGGGTCGCTTTTGTAAGGAAAGCTTAAAAGCGCAGATTGACTGCCGAGCGAACCATCAGCAAAAATCTTCATTGGTCCTATTTCAATAAAAGCCGATGTGTCTTTCTTTTCTTCAAAGTATGTATACATATCATCTACAGCTTCATGATGAACAAGTAAATGAGCACGAAACAGCTGCTTTTCTTTATGAATAACGTCTTGAAATGCTTGATATGTACGCAAAAAGCCTCCATAATAATTTAAATCTTCCGTATGTCCACCCGTTAATCCATGCTGAACACAATCTTTAATGGCTACTGAAAGCGCTTGTCGAATGTATCCTTCTGATACTTGAGGAATGTGAGCCGTTACTAATTCTTGCGCTTGATCAGCCAAAAAACCGGTAGGTTTTCCCGCTTCATCCCTTTGAATAATACCTCCTTCCGGATCGCGTGTTTCAGCTTTAATCCCGGCTATTTTAAGAGCAGTCCCGTTTACTACTAATCCGTGACGACAGACTCGTTTTAACATAATAGGATGTTCAGTTGAAAGATGATCAAGATCTTGATACTGAATCAAAGAGGAATCTTCCCACTGATTTTCATCCCAGCCTTCTCCAATTACCCATTCTCCTTTTGGTGTACTCTCTACTTTTTGCCGAACGCGCATCAACACGTCTTCCCGAGAAGTAGCTTGAGACAAATCAAGCCTAAGGAGCTTTTCGCCGTGACCAATTAAGTGAAGATGGCTATCCACAAAGCCCGGATACATTGTATATCCTTTGAGCTGTACTTCTTTTTCAATCACAGAACCCCATTTGTTTCTTAGGTCTCCTTCTGTACCTATATCTTGAATGAATCCTTTTTCAACATATACGCTTTCTACATGCTCATCTTCTTTTAGCATCGTATATATTTTGCCGCCGTAAAATAAAGTCCCCATCGCCAACATCTCCTTTACTTTATAAAGCTTGATCTTCTCTCTATTATACGTGACAAAACAAACAAGACAAAAGAGTGAGGTTTCCCCCACTCTTTTTAGCCATCATTATTTAATTAATATGACTTATTTACCACCAAGTTGTTGCTCAGCCATTTGAACTAAGCGTTTAGTGATTTCTCCACCAACAGATCCGTTAGCGCGAGCTGTTGCTTCTGGTCCAAGGTTTACACCGAATTCAGAAGCGATTTCGTATTTCATTTGGTCGATAGCAGCTGCTGAACCAGGAGCTACTAATTTGTTTGTGTTTGCCATGTGTTTTCACCTCCTTGTTGAATATAGATTGTGTCAAAACACATGGCTTCATACATTATCTTTTTGGTAATTTTATGAAACTTTACTTTTAAAACAAATCTTCTACATTGTCTGCCGTATTTGTAGCCGAAGAAGCTGTCATCTCAAGCGTTTCTACATTATTTACCGCTTCTTGAATTAATGTTTCAAAATCATAAAATTGTTCGTATCGATTGATTTTTTCACGCTTTGGCTTAGTTTTTGGTGAGCTTGGCGTAAAAATTGTACAGCAGTCTTCATACGGACGATTCGAAATTTCATGTGTATCAATTTTACGAGCAATTTCAACAATCTCCGTTTTATCCATTGTCACAAGCGGACGCAAAATAGGCGTATTGGTCACTTCATTAATCGCATACATGCTCTCAACCGTTTGGCTAGCTACTTGCCCTAAGCTGTCCCCAGTTACGATAGCTAACGATTCATTTTTTTCACGAATGAGGTCCGTAATTCGAAGCATCATACGGCGTGTAGAGGTCATTGTATAATTCTCTGGAATTTGTTTTTGAATCGCTTGCTGTACAGCTGTAAACGGTACAATGTGAAGCTTTACTTTTTCGTGATAAGCCGTTAATTTTTGCGTCAAATCAATTACTTTTTGCTTAGAACGTTCACTCGTAAAAGGCGGGCTATAAAAATGAACTGCTTCTATTTCCAAACCGCGCTTCATTGCTAAGTATCCTGCAACCGGACTGTCGATTCCTCCAGAAAGCATCAGCATCGCTTTTCCACTCGTACCGACTGGAAGACCTCCTGCTCCGCGATAATCAAAACATGTAATATACGTTGCTTCACTTCTCACTTCTACTCGTACATTTACGCTTGGTTCTTTTACGTTTACTTGTAGATGCTCCGTATTTCGAAGAACATGACTTCCTACTGCATAATTCAATTCGTTTGTATCAAGAGGAAATTGTTTGTACGCTCTCCGAGTAGATACTTTAAATGTTTTGCCTTCTATATCAAATTCTTTCATCGCTTCTAACGCTGCTTCTTGAATCGCTTCAAGTTCATTTTCAACTTTTAATGCTAAACTAAAGCTTTGAATACCAAAGATTTGCTGAAGACGTTCAATGATAGGCTCGTGATTTTCACCGTTTAAGTGAATATACATGCGGTCTCTCGTGTATTTTACGTGAATGTTTTGGAATGCACTAAGAGCCGTTACAATGTTTTTTCTTAGCTGTGCAACAAATTTTTTTCTGTTTTGTCCTTTAGTTGAGATTTCTCCGTACCGAATTAAAATATGGTTATATATCATTATCATTTACCTCATTACTTTCTTTAAATCTTCAATTACTGTGAAAATAGCATTTACAATGGGCGTTACTTCATTATAATCATTTAAGCCAGACAAGCTCAAACGAATGGACTGATCTGCTTCTTCATAATTTTTACCGATGGCTAAAAGCGTTTTACTTGGCTTTTTTCGCTTTGATGAGCAAGCAGATGTAGTGGATACAAACACTCCTTTTTCCTCAAGAGCGTGAACAAAAACCTCACCTTTAATACCTTGTGCTGTAAAATTTATAATATGGGGTGCCGAATGCTCGGCCGGCGTATTGATCGTGATTCTTTCGTGAGCAGAAAGTTTGTCCACCAGTTCTGCTTTTATTTTCTGCATTTTTTGCTGATTCTGAGCTGCATGTTCAAGTGTTAAACGAAGTGCTTTAGCAAATGCCACAATTCCCGGCACATTTTCCGTGCCTGATCGATGCTGCATTTCCTGAGAGCCTCCGCTAAGTAACGGATGAAGCTGAACTCCATTTCGTTTATATAAAATTCCCGTCCCTTTTAAGCCATGAATTTTGTGTCCTGATAATGTGCATAAATCAATTTTATGATCCGCTAAAGAAAGCGGAACTTTTCCAATCCCTTGCACATGATCGACATGAAAAAGCACCTTCGAATAGTTCGTCAGTATTTGTCCAATTTCTTCAATTGGCTGAATGGTGCCAATCTCATTATTTACATGCATAACAGATACTAAAATGGTTTCATCTGTCATAGCTGATTCAATAGCCGCAGGTGACACAAATCCACTTGAATCTACCGGAACATACGTAACGTTAAATCCTAGTGCTTCTAACTGCTTAAATGGTTCATGAACGGAATCATGTTCAATATTTGTCGTAATGATATGCTGACCTCGGCTTTTATATTGCATCGCTACGCCTTTAATAGCCAAATTATTCCCTTCCGTTCCTCCTGATGTAAAGATAATTTCATTTGACGATACGTGCAGCAATTCTGCTACTTGCTCACGTGAACGGCTCAACAAATTCTCCGCTTGTACGCCAAATTGATGGAGGGACGATGGGTTGCCATAATAAGTTGTAGCTACTTTCATAAAAGATTGTATTACTTCATTATAGGGTTTTGTTGTAGCGCTATTATCTAAATAAATCAAGGATTCGCGCCCCCTTCTTCATTTTTTCGGAACAACGTATTATCATACCATACCTTGCTACTTTTTTAAATTAGGCTTTGCCTTAGTAATCATAACAAGTATAGACGATCTTTTCAAAAACTATTTACCGCTTTATAACCGAGGTGTTGGCTGGCTCATTCCAACAGTTGCTGCCGCCTTCATAGGCTATATTATTAGCATTGCAAGAGGTATCCATCACACAGATAGTATACAAAGAAAAGCATCATAAAAAAGCTCGTGTCCTTTGGACACGAGCTTTTTAACTCTGTGAAGATACAATACGCTGTATACGATCAAGCGCACCAGGGTCTACTTGCTCAATAGCTGCAGATGCCTGTTTTAACGCTTCTTTGTATTCATAATGGCGAAATGCTTCTTCCGCTTCTTCTAAAGACTGTGCAATCCCGTGATGAGTACTTCTATAACGGTTACCGTATTGAATCACTCTTTCAACCAATCGCGCTTCTTCTAGCATTGCCTCTGTTTCATCAAATGTATCCTGAACAAAACCAACAGCATCTTCAAGTAAAGATTGAACAGCTTGAATATTAAGCGGTTTTTCTTTCAGCTTAGCGGTTACTTCATTTAAGATATGAACCGTTTTTTCAAGCTGCACTTTATATTCTTCAGGAACACCAGGAAGGTTGCTTTTTTGAATAAGGCGTCGTGCTTCAATCAACTGAGATTTCAGTTCTTCTATTTTGTCCTTAGCTGAGAGCTCATCTTTGCGAAGAGCTTGTAGCATATCGCTATAGGATTCCTGAGATTCTTTTAATTGGTTAAGCTGTTTGGAAACGTCTTCGAGTTCTTCTTGGATCACACTGTAGGCTAAATTATGCTCCGCTACCTTGTCCGAAATATTATAGTACAAGTTAGTTAATCGTTTTAGTTCGCGGTCCATTTTATAATATACGTCTAAATCGCGCTCTTTAAAATGATAGCTTTGCTGTACAAATAGCGTTTCTTCACGAAGTTCACGGTTTCGTTCTTGAAGCATACGAAGGAAGTTAGATACCGTATGAGATTCACGGTTCATTTTATGATAGGAGAAAACCTCATGCTCAAGTGAGTCATATAACTGCTCTAAGCGTTCGTTAACATCATCTAGTTTTTTAATCGCTTCTTCCACATATAATTCTTCAATATCTGCAATAATTTCAGCAGTTTCTTGTTTTAAAAGCTCTACCGTTTCTTCTACTTGCAGATGATCTAACACATATCCCTGCTCACTCATTTCGCGGAACCCGTCAAGCAGTTCATTGAACTGAACAGGAAGAGTGGTCTGACACTCAACTAACACTTTTGGAATTTGTTCTAAATACGAATCAATAGCTGTTAAATCAGTTTTTAATTGAAGAACAATCTCGCGTGCTTGAAGATAGTTTCCGTTAATCGTCTCTTCCTCGTATTTTTTAAACTGCTCTTTAGATGTATTAATTGCGTATTCTAACGTTTTTTCAGCATTTCCATAGGAATACCGATGTGCGAGCAATTTTTTCTTCACATGGCGGTGAAGCTGATTTAATTCCTCAATATCATATCGATTATCTTGTTCGCTACCAATTAAATTTTGAAGTTCCGTAAGTATGTTTTCAATATCTATCTTGGTTTGTTCTAAGGCTTGATCAATATGTATAGATAATTGCTTCGCTTTTTTAAATCGGTATTTATCCGCTGCTTCTTCCGTTTCAAACAGTTCTTTATCAATTTTCGGGAGATTAGTTGATATAATTTCATCCCACTGCTCACGCCAACGCTCAAATAGCTCTTCAGTTTGACCTGTCATGTTCAATTCTTTTACTTTTGAAATTTCCTCTGCAACTGGCGTATTTGCTAATTCGACTTTGATCGTTTCCAGGCGATCAATTTCTTGATAAATCTTTTTACGTGAAAACATTCCGTACACAACTAATCCGATAATAAGTATGATTAGTGCTATAATGAATTCCATACTAAGCCCCCTTACAGTGCGTTCTACATGACAAGTTTCTTATTTATAAAAAGGGTGAATTTAATCCTTTAAATTTTTTTGCGTCAATGTTTTTATGATACCATGTAAAGTCCAACTTTTGAGCAAAAAATTAAATTTTTTTATACAAAATATTGGCATGGAGTCACTTTGTGTCGTTACAATGGAAAAAGAAGAAAAAAGGAGGCATTTTTTATGAAAGTTGACAAACATATTCATACTCCATTTTGCCCACACGGTTCGCCTGATCCATTGCAACAATATGTTGAACAGGCGATTTCCCTGAACTTTGGCGAGATTTCGTTTACAGAGCATGCTCCATTACCAAAAAGCTTCAGTGATCCGACGCCTGATCGAGACAGCGGAATGGATCGTGACAAACTTGATCACTACATTCAAAGCGTACAGCAAGTTAAAAAAGAATTTGAGCGCGATATTCGTATTAATATCGGGTTAGAAGTTGACTTTATCGAAGGATTTGAACACGAAACAACAGATTTCTTAAACGAATATGGTCCTTATCTCGATGACAGCATCCTTTCTGTCCACTTCTTAAAATATGAAGAAGAGTATGACTGCCTGGATTTTAGCGCTGACGTATTTGCACATATTGTACAGAAATTTGGCAGCGTAAGCAAAGTATATGATAAGTATTACAACACGGTATTACGCTCTGTACAGGCCAATTTAGGCGTTTATAAGCCTAAGCGTATTGGTCATATGACACTGGTACATAAATTCCAAACTCGCTTTCCATATGAAGACACACTTTCCCCTATTATTTTATCAATACTCGATGAAATAAAAATGAAAGATCTGGCTTTGGATTATAATGGTGCAGGGTTGTTTAAACCTTTGTGCAAGGAAGCGTATCCAGCTCCATTTGTCGTAAAAGCAGCCCAACAGAAAAAAATCCCTCTCGTATATGGGTCAGATGCCCACTGTGCGAAGGATTTAGGCCAAGGCTATAGAGAGCTCTATTTAGGATAATTGAACGCGCAGTTTGTTTGTCCGTTCATATGGCAAACATACCGTTGTATGCACCCATCGCTCCAGCTCAATCGCATATTGCTGAACAAAATACGGTTCGTGAGGCAATATATGAAGAACTTCACTTAGATACTGAGGATGAAGATAAGGCATAGACAGCATTCCCTTAAGCTCAATGATTGTAAAAGAAACGTGCAGCTTTCGAAACTCCTTTTCTTTCATCCCTCTTTCAAGGATTGTTTTTAAGTAATATTTTTCCTTGGTTAAATACGTAGTCATGACTTCTCGAATTAAAATCGTGTCGAGAGAGATTTCTCTATATACGAGCCGTGCAATATGCCTATTTTCGTGCTGATAATATAAGATAGCTCGGATCATCACGATGATGCTTTCTGTTGAAGACAGCCTTTTCATTTCTTGAAATGCTTGCTCCAGCACCTGAATATAACCTTCAAAATAAGAAATCACTAAACTTTCAAGTAATCCTTCTTTGCTATGAAAATAATATGAAATATTCGCTACGTTCACTTTCGCTTTTCCTGCAATCTCGCGCACCGACGTACCATCAAAACCTTTTACGTTAAAAAGAGAAACAGCCGCATCAATAATTTTCTCTTTCGTTTTTGACTGTACAGCCATCTATCTACACCTCATTTCGATTTATTTTTACAAAACACATATGATTGCAAAATTGTGTAGAAATCGTTACAGTATTTAAAAAGGATTTTAGTAGCCTCTCTACATAATTCGTGATGGGCTCTTTAGTTCCTGTAATCTTTTATCGACAAAGTAGCGTTAAAACTGACGTTTCCTGATAAAAATTCATTAAATCTTATGTTGAATGGAGGAGAATACATTGTTTAATGTCGAAAACTACAGCGGCTCAAAACAAAAAGATTATGAATTAGTAATTAAGCAATTGAGCGCCTTATTAGAAGGAGAAAGCAATACAATTGCTAATCTAGCAAATGCTTCAGCTTTACTAAATCAATTTTTAAATGAAGTAAACTGGGTAGGTTTTTATTTAATGGAAGACGGGGAGTTAGTACTCGGCCCTTTCCAGGGACTGCCGGCTTGTGTTCGCATTCCACTTGGAAAAGGCGTATGCGGTACAGCAGCTCAAAATCAAAAGACAGAGCGAATCGAAGATGTTCATGCCTTTCCTGGTCACATTGCATGTGATGCTGCTTCTCAATCTGAAATCGTTGTACCAATTGTAAAAGACGGTCAGCTGCTAGGCGTTCTTGATATTGACAGCCCAATCAAAAATCGCTTTGATGAAATAGATCAACGCTATCTTGAAGAATTCGTCAAAGAACTCACCTCTTTTCTTTGAATATGAACAAGCAAACCCAGCCGCTTTGCAGCTGGGTTTGCTTGTTAAACAAACGTTTGATTAGTCCATCACCACCGTTTTCTTACGTTATTTCTTCTCCTTTTATACTTCAAATGAATATATCCTTTCTTTTACATTCTTTTAATCTTCAATCTTCCTTGACTTTATACGAGGAAACACCTATAATACTCGTTGTGTGAAATATTGCAGCTTATACAATCTTCTTTATGTTTTTCATTTTGTTCCTCATTAAAAGATTGTTTTACAGAAGTAGCAATTCTTTTAACAAGATGGTGTATCGTGTAACTCTCTGCTGCTAGAGCGATGGTACATGAAAACAAAATGAGCATATCGCTAGAATGTGTCTGTTTTTGTTTTGCATAAAATAAAAACACAAACAAGGAGGAGTCATCATGGCTCGTTATACAGGTCCAAGTTGGAAAATCTCTCGTCGCTTAGGTCTTTCTCTAAGTGGTACAGGTAAAGAATTAGAAAAACGCCCTTACGCTCCAGGTCCACATGGCCCAGGTCAACGTAAGAAAATTTCTGAGTACGGTTTACAATTACAAGAAAAGCAAAAATTACGCCACATGTATGGTGTAACTGAGCGTCAATTCCGTAACTTATTCGTTGCTGCTGGTAAATTAACTGGTAAGCACGGTGAGAACTTCATGATTCTTTTAGAAGCTCGTCTTGATAACTTAGTATACCGTATGGGTCTTGCACGCACTCGTCGTCAAGCTCGTCAATTAGTTAACCACGGTCACATTTTAGTTGACGGTAAACGCGTTGACATCCCATCTTACCGTGTACAACCTGGTCAAGTGATCGGTGTTCGCGAAAAATCTCGCAACCTTTCAATCGTGAAAGAAGCGCTTGAAGTTAACAACTTCGTACCAGACTACTTAACAGTAGACGCTGAGAAATTAGAAGGTACATTCACTCGCTTACCAGAGCGTTCTGAATTATCTGCTGAAATCAACGAAGCACTAATCGTAGAGTTCTACTCTCGTTAATAGTAAAAAGCCGTTCCCTATGGAGCGGCTTTTTTACTGTCTTTATATATAAAAAAGGCCTTTCGGCCTTTTTTTATGCGTATTGAATAAGCGTATATTTTTTCTTGCCTCGACGAATCACTGTGAATTGACCTTCAATACGGTCTTCTGCACCTACCATTTTTTGTAAATCTTGCTCACGCTCACCGTTTAAGTAAATCGCACCGTTTGAAATATCTTCACGTGCTTGACGTTTAGAAGGAGAGATTTTACTTTCTACAAGTAAATCAATTAAACCAATATCTTCACCTGTATGCATGTAAGAAGGCACATCCTTGAACCCTTGCTTAATTTCTTCCGCTGTTAACTCTGAAATACTTCCGCTAAATAAAGCTTGCGAAATACGAATTGCTTGCTCAAGAGCTTCTTCACTGTGTACAAGCGTAGTCATCGCTGCCGCTAGTGCTTTTTGTGCTTCACGTTTTTCAGGAGCTTCTTTTGCAGACGCTGCTAATTCATTAATTTCTTCGTGCGATAAGAATGTAAAGTATTTTAAATATTTTATAACATCGCGATCATCTGTATTAATCCAGAACTGGTAGAATTCATACGGACTTGTTTTTTCAGCGTCTAACCAAATTGCTCCGCCTTCTGTTTTACCGAACTTCGTGCCGTCTGCTTTTGTTACAAGCGGAACTGTTAATCCAAATGCTTTTGCATCTTCTTCTGATTTACGAATTAATTCTAAACCAGCCGTAATATTTCCCCATTGGTCGCTGCCGCCTATTTGAAGCTTACAGTTATATGTTTGGTATAAGTTCAAGAAATCATATGATTGTAAAATCATATAGCTAAATTCCGTAAATGAAATGCCTGATTCGATACGAGATTGAACAGAATCCTTCGCCATCATGTAGTTGATACCAAAGTTTTTACCGATATCTCGTAGGAATGTAATAACGTCTAATGAGCCAATCCAATCATAGTTATTCGCAATAACTGCTGCATTTTCACCTTCTTCGAAATCCAAGAAGCGTGAAAGCTGACCTTTAATGCGCTCACTAAACATGGCAACCGTTTCTTTTTCATTTAACGTACGCTCTGCTTTTTTACCGCTTGGATCTCCAATAAGACCCGTGCCTCCACCAACTAATGCAATCGGTTGGTGTCCAGCTTGTTGAAAGCGACGTAAAATTAAAACAGGAAGCATGTGGCCGATGTGAAGGCTGTCGGCTGTCGGATCGAATCCGCAGTACAAACGAACAGACTCTTTACTCAAAAGTTCACTTAAACCTTTTTCATCCGTTTGTTGGTTAATGAGCCCTCGAAACTCAAGATCTTGTAAAATATCCATGTTATATTCTCTCCTTTATCTAATTGCTCGTTACAATTTGTTGAACAACATAAAAAACGCCCCTTCTTAAAAAAGAAGGGACGAAAATATCGCGGTACCACCCTATTTGGAAATAAATTATTTCCCACTTAAATGATGTAACGGTCTACCCGTCTTTTGCTACTGTAAGTTCACAAAAGATGCTCAAGGACGTATTTCATATTTGTCTATGTACTGATTTTCAGCAACCATCAGCTCTCTTAAACAGGGAGACAAGTATTACTTCTTCCTATCACTGCAGTTTATTTTATTTAAAAGTTTACACCCCACAATTATGAATGATTTCATTTTAAAATTCAAGTCCAAAAAAAAGTTCAAACAGCTGACTGTTTGAACTTTATAAAAATCACTTATTTTCCCTACAAAGATTGAAACGTTTACTCCTTAGTCTTCCATCGTTGACAAATCGCCCGTTGGCAAATCTAATTCCCAAGCTTTTAAAACGCGACGCATAATTTTACCACTTCGTGTTTTAGGTAGCTTGTCTTTAAACTCGATTTCACGCGGGGCTGCATGAGCAGCTAACCCTTTTTTCACAAATTGACGAATATCTTCAATCAGTTCATCTGAAGGTTCATACCCATCCCTAAGTGCGATAAATGCTTTAATAATTTCCCCGCGCACAGGATCAGGCTTACCAATGACACCCGCTTCTGCTACAGCAGGGTGTTCAACAAGCTTACTTTCTACTTCAAATGGACCCACGCGTTCTCCTGCCGTCATAATAACATCATCAATTCGGCCTTGGAACCAAAAATAACCGTCTTCATCCATATACGCCGAATCACCTGATACGTACCAATCACCTGGCATAAAATATGACTCATACTTTTCTTTGTTGTTCCAAATCGTATGCATCATAGATGGCCAGCCTTTTTTAATTGCTAAGTTACCCATTCGATAAGGTGGAAGCTCCTGTCCTTGGTCGTCAATGATTGCTGCTTGTACACCCGGAATAGGTTTCCCCATAGATCCTGGCTTAATTTTCATAGACGGATAATTACAAATCGTCTGACCGCCAGTTTCAGTCATCCACCACGTGTCATGAATACGTTTTTGGAAAACCTTCATTCCCCAGCGTACCACTTCAGGATTTAATGGTTCTCCCACACTTAATACATGTCTGAGATTGCTTAAATCATAGCGTTTAACTAAGTCATCACCAGCTCCCATTAGCATACGAAATGCTGTAGGTGCACTGTACCAAACCGTTACGCCAAAATCCTCAAGTGCTTGATACCATGCATCTGGACTAAATCGTCCTCCTACAATCACATTTGTTGCTCCAGCAAGCCAAGGACCAAAAATTCCGTAGGAAGTCCCCGTTACCCAACCGGGATCTGCTGTACACCAATACACATCGTCATCTTTTAAGTCGAGCACCCACTTTGCGGTTTGATAGTGCTGAAGCATTGCGTTGTGAACATGAAGTACGCCTTTTGGTTTGCCGGTTGAACCTGATGTATAATGAAGCAGCATACCATCTGTTCTATTTACCCACTCAATTTCCACCTCTTTATTCGCCGCTTCTAATCGCTTGAGAAAATCTAGTTGAATGCCTTCTTCTTCTACATTTTCCCCTACAAGCAGAATGTGTTTTAAAGCTGGCAAATCTTTCACCGGAACGCGGCTCAGCAATTCAGGCGTTGTAATTAACACCTTTGCATCACTGTCTTGCAAACGATCTTTTACTGCACCTTCCATGAACGCTTCAAACAAAGGCCCAACAATAGCGCCAAGCTTCACCGCGCCTAACAATGCAAAATAAAGTTCCGGAGAGCGAGGCATAAAGATAAACACGCGATCTCCCTTCTCTACGTCTGCTTGTTTTAGCACGTTTGCGGCTTTGTTTGACCATTCTTTCATTTCTTTGAATGTATATTTTTCATTGCGCTGCGCATCTCGATAATAAAGCGCAACTTTATTTTTACGCGTAGAGTTTGCGTGCTTATCAATTGCTTCATAAGCTGCATTTAATTTCCCTGTTTCATGCCATGAAAATTCCTTCTCCACTTGTGACCAGTCAAAGGTTTGATACGTTTTATCATAGTCCTGTAAGTTGTATACCCCTTCAATTACAGGAAGCGCTTCCACCTTCATCACAAACTCCCCCTTATGTATAAAATTTACAAACCTATTATATAACAAAAATAGACTTTTCACAATTTTATAAAAATTATTTGTCGGAATTGGGATAATAGTCTCCCTTGTTATATGACAACCTCTATTATAGAAGTGTCGAATTAACAAGAATCTCTTTTAATTTTCTATTCTATGTTTTTTTAAAAACTCCTTTTCTTTTATTTAATTTTTTGAAAACGCTTTAATATAGAGTTTTTTTTGTATTATAATACAGATAAGACTGCTTGAAGGTGGTGATTCATGTGAAACATTCCCAAACATACAATATGAAAGAACTAAAAACAGCTGTTGGAGCAATTGTTATTGAAGGACCTGTCTCCTCACAGACCTTGCAACAACTTGATTTTCATGAGCAACTAACGGCCTTTCGTCCACCTGAACAGCAAAAAGAAGCATTGATCGAGATTGCCAACTTGCCTGAAGGTAGAATCATTATTGCTCGCCATCACCATACAATCATTGGTTACGTAACCTTTTTATATCCCGATC is a window of Priestia aryabhattai DNA encoding:
- the rpsD gene encoding 30S ribosomal protein S4; translation: MARYTGPSWKISRRLGLSLSGTGKELEKRPYAPGPHGPGQRKKISEYGLQLQEKQKLRHMYGVTERQFRNLFVAAGKLTGKHGENFMILLEARLDNLVYRMGLARTRRQARQLVNHGHILVDGKRVDIPSYRVQPGQVIGVREKSRNLSIVKEALEVNNFVPDYLTVDAEKLEGTFTRLPERSELSAEINEALIVEFYSR
- the tyrS gene encoding tyrosine--tRNA ligase is translated as MDILQDLEFRGLINQQTDEKGLSELLSKESVRLYCGFDPTADSLHIGHMLPVLILRRFQQAGHQPIALVGGGTGLIGDPSGKKAERTLNEKETVAMFSERIKGQLSRFLDFEEGENAAVIANNYDWIGSLDVITFLRDIGKNFGINYMMAKDSVQSRIESGISFTEFSYMILQSYDFLNLYQTYNCKLQIGGSDQWGNITAGLELIRKSEEDAKAFGLTVPLVTKADGTKFGKTEGGAIWLDAEKTSPYEFYQFWINTDDRDVIKYLKYFTFLSHEEINELAASAKEAPEKREAQKALAAAMTTLVHSEEALEQAIRISQALFSGSISELTAEEIKQGFKDVPSYMHTGEDIGLIDLLVESKISPSKRQAREDISNGAIYLNGEREQDLQKMVGAEDRIEGQFTVIRRGKKKYTLIQYA
- a CDS encoding GAF domain-containing protein, whose product is MFNVENYSGSKQKDYELVIKQLSALLEGESNTIANLANASALLNQFLNEVNWVGFYLMEDGELVLGPFQGLPACVRIPLGKGVCGTAAQNQKTERIEDVHAFPGHIACDAASQSEIVVPIVKDGQLLGVLDIDSPIKNRFDEIDQRYLEEFVKELTSFL
- the acsA gene encoding acetate--CoA ligase — its product is MKVEALPVIEGVYNLQDYDKTYQTFDWSQVEKEFSWHETGKLNAAYEAIDKHANSTRKNKVALYYRDAQRNEKYTFKEMKEWSNKAANVLKQADVEKGDRVFIFMPRSPELYFALLGAVKLGAIVGPLFEAFMEGAVKDRLQDSDAKVLITTPELLSRVPVKDLPALKHILLVGENVEEEGIQLDFLKRLEAANKEVEIEWVNRTDGMLLHYTSGSTGKPKGVLHVHNAMLQHYQTAKWVLDLKDDDVYWCTADPGWVTGTSYGIFGPWLAGATNVIVGGRFSPDAWYQALEDFGVTVWYSAPTAFRMLMGAGDDLVKRYDLSNLRHVLSVGEPLNPEVVRWGMKVFQKRIHDTWWMTETGGQTICNYPSMKIKPGSMGKPIPGVQAAIIDDQGQELPPYRMGNLAIKKGWPSMMHTIWNNKEKYESYFMPGDWYVSGDSAYMDEDGYFWFQGRIDDVIMTAGERVGPFEVESKLVEHPAVAEAGVIGKPDPVRGEIIKAFIALRDGYEPSDELIEDIRQFVKKGLAAHAAPREIEFKDKLPKTRSGKIMRRVLKAWELDLPTGDLSTMED